A single Argentina anserina chromosome 7, drPotAnse1.1, whole genome shotgun sequence DNA region contains:
- the LOC126803436 gene encoding methionine aminopeptidase 2B, which translates to MVVLSTVNFLKRMYVSKKKKKKNKSKKKKAQTEQTDTQTTSGKSDPQSKSGTTITQSKSRQTDPPSIPLIDLFPHGEYPEGEIQQYRDDNLWRTTSEEKREVERLEKPLYNSVRRAAEVHRQVRKYMRRILKPGMLMTDLCETLENTVRKLISENGLEAGIAFPTGCSLNWVAAHWTPNTGDKTVLQYDDVMKLDFGTHVDGHIVDCAFTVAFNPMFNPLLEASREATNAGIKESGIDVRLCDVGAAIQEVMESYEVEIKGKVFQVKSIRNLNGHSIGPYQIHAGKSVPIVKGGEQTKMEEGEFYAIETFGSTGKGYVREDLECSHYMKNFDAGHIPLRLPRAKQLLATINKNFSTLAFCRRYLDRLGETKYLMALKNLCDAGIVQPYPPLCDIKGSYVSQFEHTILLRPTCKEVVSRGDDY; encoded by the exons ATGGTAGTTCTTAGTACTGTGAACTTCTTAAAGAGGATGT ATgtttcaaagaaaaagaagaagaaaaataagagCAA GAAAAAGAAAGCACAGACAGAGCAAACTGATACTCAAACTACAAGTGGGAAATCTGATCCCCAATCTAAAAGTGGGACAACTATTACACAATCAAAAAGTAGGCAAACTGATCCACCATCCATTCCACTTATTGATCTGTTTCCTCATGGGGAGTATCCTGAGGGTGAAATTCAACAATACAGAGACGA CAACTTGTGGAGGACTACTTCCGAAGAGAAGAGGGAGGTAGAGCGCCTTGAAAAACCTTTATATAATTCAGTTCGTCGAGCTGCAGAAGTTCATCGCCAG GTACGGAAATACATGAGAAGGATTTTAAAGCCTGGAATGTTGATGACTGATTTGTGCGAGACTTTGGAGAACACTGTCCGTAAGTTAATATCCGAGAATGGTCTAGAAGCCGGCATTGCATTCCCCACAGGATGCTCTTTGAATTG GGTTGCTGCTCATTGGACCCCAAATACAGGGGACAAGACTGTGCTTCAGTATGATGACGTGATGAAGTTAGATTTTGGAACTCATGTTGATG GTCATATAGTTGACTGTGCATTTACAGTAGCATTCAATCCTATGTTTAATCCACTACTTGAAGCCTCACGTGAAGCAACAAATGCTGGTATCAAG GAGTCTGGAATTGATGTGCGTCTTTGTGATGTTGGTGCTGCAATCCAAGAAGTCATGGAATCATATGAGGTTGAAATCAAGGGGAAGGTGTTTCAAG TTAAAAGTATCCGGAACTTGAATGGACATAGCATTGGACCTTACCAAATCCATGCTGGAAAATCAGTTCCCATTGTGAAAGGAGGGGAGCAGACAAAAATGGAAGAGGGTGAATTTTATGCAATTGAGACTTTTGGATCAACAG GTAAGGGATATGTCAGAGAAGATCTAGAATGCAGCCACTACATGAAAAATTTTGATGCCGGCCATATCCCACTTAGGCTGCCTAGGGCAAAGCAATTGTTGGCAACAATTAACAAGAACTTCTCCACATTGGCCTTCTGCAGGCGATATTTAGACCGCCTAGGGGAGACCAAGTATCTTATGGCGCTTAAGAATTTGTGTGATGCTGGCATTGTCCAG CCCTATCCTCCTCTCTGTGATATAAAGGGGAGCTATGTATCTCAGTTTGAGCATACAATTTTACTCCGGCCAACCTGCAAAGAGGTCGTATCAAGAGGTGATGATTACTGA
- the LOC126803437 gene encoding DUF724 domain-containing protein 7-like: MEKVNYNLMGAVHFQVLKNQQMIHAEATAMEVELAGAGISSKTPLHDRPLLLCGVGSENTLDGSSNPGGTAKSSLHEQYLTLNVDEMHSGHTTEGLSSGTETAKQQNEVTGRQDESGMTGQEHTPHHPFEKKSPFWKILESMDAFKRFPQQPHFQPLLKIKMVCREGVALGRMLLFSAVVEYTSKLLVDDPSDSINDILEALVELEQMRFDVKVLQDRLNRLQVMKLRFAELKNKSNEVKRWEVICGMDVEINDLEEKLREIQAERAKMAAEMAAKASEISILETEANAINGNIQSVEHDFQTLASAAW, encoded by the exons ATGGAAAAAGTAAATTACAACTTGATGGGAGCAGTTCATTTTCAG GTTTTGAAGAACCAGCAGATGATACATGCTGAAGCTACTGCAATGGAAGTAGAGTTGGCTGGGGCAGGAATATCCTCAAAGACACCTCTTCATGATCGACCTTTATTATTGTGTGGTGTGGGCTCTGAGAACACTTTGGATGGTTCAA GTAACCCAGGTGGGACTGCAAAATCTTCCCTACATGAGCAATATCTGACATTGAATGTAGATGAAATGCATTCTGGACATACCACGGAGGGCTTGA GCAGTGGTACTGAGACAGCAAAGCAACAAAATGAAGTCACAGGGAGACAAGATGAAAGTGGAATGACCGGTCAAGAACACACTCCACATCATCCTTTTGAGAAAAAATCTCCATTTTGGAAAATTTTGGAATCCATGGATGCATTCAAAAGATTTCCACAACAGCCACATTTTCAGCCCTTACTGAAGATCAAAATGGTATGCCGTGAAGGAGTAGCCCTTGGACGTATGCTTCTCTTTTCAGCTGTGGTCGAGTACACTTCAAAGCTGTTGGTTGATGATCCTAGTGACTCCATCAACGACATTTTGGAAGCTCTAGTTGAACTAGAACAGATGAGATTTGATGTCAAGGTACTCCAGGACCGCCTGAATCGTTTGCAAGTCATGAAACTCAGGTTTGCAGAGCTTAAGAACAAGTCCAACGAAGTCAAACGCTGGGAAGTTATCTGTGGAATGGACGTCGAGATCAATGATCTGGAGGAAAAGCTCAGAGAGATACAGGCAGAAAGGGCAAAGATGGCGGCAGAGATGGCGGCGAAAGCCTCTGAAATCAGTATACTGGAAACCGAAGCAAATGCTATCAATGGAAACATTCAGAGCGTTGAGCATGATTTCCAAACTCTAGCATCAGCTGCATGGTGA
- the LOC126802271 gene encoding diaminopimelate decarboxylase 1, chloroplastic-like, which produces MAAAQLTFNLPSSSFTKPQNHPLPRNPFSPNPILPLRPSLKPLLLKAVVSQDHPSQTQTPPLKHCFSKSPNGFLYCEGTKVQDVMESVEEKRPFYLYSKPQITRNVEAYKDALQGLSSVIGYAIKANNNFKILEHLRGLGCGAVLVSGNELRLALRAAFDPTRCIFNGNGKLLDDLVLAAQEGVFINVDSEFDLENIIRAARIAGKRVNVLLRINPDVDPQVHPYVSTGNKNSKLGIRNEKLQWFLDEVKKHPDELKLVGAHCHLGSTITKVDIFRDAAVLMVEYIDQIRNQGFDVNYLNIGGGLGIDYYHTGAVLPTPKDLINTVREVVLSRDLNLIIEPGRSLIANSCCLVNRVTGVKTNGTKNFIVIDGSMAELIRPSLYDAYQHIELVSPAPHEGEISTFDVVGPVCESADFLGKERELPTPAKGAGLVVHDAGAYCMSMASTYNLKMRPPEYWVEEDGSVSKIRHAETFEDHMRFFEGL; this is translated from the exons ATGGCGGCTGCTCAGCTCACCTTCAACCTCCCGTCCTCCTCCTTCACAAAACCCCAAAACCACCCTCTGCCCCGAAACCCATTTTCCCCAAACCCCATTCTACCCTTGAGACCCTCCCTTAAACCCCTCCTCCTCAAAGCCGTCGTCTCCCAAGACCACCCTTCTCAGACTCAAACGCCGCCGCTCAAGCACTGCTTCTCCAAATCCCCAAATGGGTTCCTCTACTGTGAGGGCACCAAGGTCCAGGACGTCATGGAGTCCGTGGAGGAGAAGCGCCCTTTCTATCTCTACAGCAAGCCCCAGATCACCCGAAACGTTGAGGCCTATAAGGACGCATTGCAGGGTTTAAGCTCTGTTATTGGTTACGCTATTAAAGCCAACAACAACTTCAAGATTTTGGAGCATTTGAGGGGTTTAGGCTGCGGCGCTGTCCTCGTTAGTGGCAATGAGCTCAGGTTGGCTCTTCGAGCTGCCTTCGACCCAACTCG GTGTATATTCAATGGGAATGGGAAGttgttggatgacttggtttTGGCTGCCCAAGAGGGTGTCTTCATCAATGTCGATAGCGAGTTTGACTTGGAGAATATTATTAGAGCTGCAAGAATTGCTGGCAAGAGGGTTAATGTCCTTCTTCGAATCAACCCGGATGTAGACCCCCAG GTACATCCGTATGTTTCCACCGGAAACAAGAATTCCAAATTGGGTATAAGAAATGAGAAGCTGCAATGGTTTTTGGATGAGGTTAAGAAACATCCTGATGAACTGAAACTCGTTGGGGCCCATTGCCATCTTGGATCCACCATTACAAAG GTGGATATATTTCGAGATGCTGCAGTTCTTATGGTCGAGTACATTGACCAAATCCGAAATCAAGGTTTTGATGTTAATTACTTAAACATCGGTGGTGGTCTCGGGATAGATTACTATCACACTGGTGCTGTTCTTCCAACACCCAAAGATCTCATTAATACT GTTCGGGAGGTGGTCCTATCACGAGATCTGAATCTTATCATTGAACCTGGAAGATCACTTATTGCAAATTCTTGCTGTTTGGTCAACCGAGTAACAGGGGTGAAAACAAATGGCACCAAAAACTTTATTGTTATTGATGGCAGCATGGCTGAACTCATTCGTCCCAGTCTGTATGATGCTTATCAA CACATTGAACTAGTTTCTCCTGCCCCACATGAAGGTGAGATTTCTACTTTTGATGTGGTTGGCCCTGTCTGCGAGTCTGCAGATTTTTTAGGGAAGGAGAGAGAACTTCCAACTCCTGCAAAG GGAGCTGGTCTGGTTGTTCATGATGCAGGTGCTTACTGCATGAGCATGGCCTCGACTTACAATCTTAAAATGCGCCCTCCAGAGTATTGG GTTGAAGAAGATGGATCAGTGTCGAAGATCAGGCATGCAGAGACATTCGAAGATCATATGAGATTCTTTGAGGGTCTTTGA